From one Nonomuraea polychroma genomic stretch:
- a CDS encoding VOC family protein: protein MALEWEQIIVDSADPVALGRWWAEALGWVVVDESEEIIEIRPEPDRMPGLLFVPVAEGKTSKNRLHPDFRPDDQEAEVARLLSLGARRVDTVQDEQHWVTLLDPEGNEFCVLGERKS from the coding sequence ATGGCACTGGAATGGGAACAGATCATCGTCGACTCCGCCGACCCTGTCGCTCTCGGGCGCTGGTGGGCCGAGGCTCTCGGCTGGGTTGTGGTCGACGAATCTGAGGAGATCATCGAGATCCGGCCTGAGCCGGACCGGATGCCGGGGCTGCTCTTCGTGCCTGTCGCCGAGGGCAAGACGTCGAAGAACCGGCTCCACCCCGACTTCCGCCCCGACGACCAGGAGGCCGAGGTCGCCCGGCTGCTCTCCCTCGGTGCCCGGCGCGTCGACACCGTGCAGGACGAGCAGCACTGGGTGACCCTCCTCGACCCGGAGGGCAACGAGTTCTGCGTCCTGGGTGAGCGGAAGAGCTGA
- a CDS encoding ABC transporter permease, whose product MRAITDSATMLRRQVKHIWRYPTLILTFASVPVVFLLLFVYVFGGTIGAGIGADRAAYVGYLTPGIMITTIVGAAQGTAISVATDMTEGIIARFKTMAIARVSVLTGHVLGAMVQTFLAIAMVTVVALLIGFRPSASVLDWLGVVGVLAMFTFAITWLSVALAMVTKNVATASNLPMPLMLLPFLGSGFVPTESMPAGLRWFAEHQPATPVIETLRALLAGRPAGSSFLEAAVWSAGIALVSYLSARRLYNR is encoded by the coding sequence ATGAGAGCGATCACCGACTCGGCGACGATGCTGCGGCGCCAGGTCAAACACATCTGGCGCTACCCCACGCTGATCCTCACGTTCGCGTCCGTGCCCGTGGTGTTCCTGCTGCTGTTCGTCTACGTCTTCGGCGGCACCATCGGTGCGGGCATCGGCGCCGACCGCGCCGCCTACGTCGGTTACCTCACCCCCGGCATCATGATCACGACGATCGTCGGGGCCGCGCAGGGGACCGCGATCTCGGTGGCGACCGACATGACCGAGGGCATCATCGCCAGGTTCAAGACCATGGCCATCGCCCGCGTCTCGGTGCTCACCGGGCACGTACTCGGGGCGATGGTGCAGACGTTCCTCGCGATTGCCATGGTGACCGTGGTGGCGTTGCTGATCGGGTTCCGCCCGTCCGCCTCGGTGCTGGACTGGCTCGGCGTGGTCGGTGTGCTGGCCATGTTCACCTTCGCGATCACCTGGCTGTCGGTCGCGCTCGCCATGGTCACCAAGAACGTGGCCACGGCCAGCAACCTGCCGATGCCGCTGATGCTGCTGCCGTTCCTCGGCAGCGGCTTCGTCCCGACCGAGTCGATGCCGGCCGGTTTGCGCTGGTTCGCCGAGCACCAGCCGGCCACCCCTGTCATCGAGACGCTGCGCGCGCTGCTGGCCGGGCGTCCGGCCGGGTCCAGCTTCCTGGAGGCGGCTGTGTGGAGTGCGGGCATCGCCCTGGTCAGTTATCTGTCGGCACGCAGGCTCTACAACCGGTGA
- a CDS encoding helix-turn-helix transcriptional regulator gives MDDRPDHRAQIRDFLATRRAKLTPEQVGLPTSGRRRVPGLRREEVAVLAGVSTEWYTRLEKGHISGVSEEVLDAVAQALRLDQDERTYLFDLAHAARPAGRAPSRRKDVQVPPPVQWLLDSMTMSAAFIRNGRQDLVAHNALARALLAPVFDSPATTRNGRANLARYVFLDPGSQRFFVDWDAATAVSAALLRAEAGREPHDRALRDLVGELSTLSTAFRSQWAAHDVRIRHAGSKRLWHPQVGDLELTYQSLDLPVSSRTVYDLTIYTAEPGSTSEERLKLLASLAATQPAYPTSQPG, from the coding sequence ATGGACGACCGGCCCGACCACCGTGCCCAGATCCGGGATTTCCTCGCCACCCGGCGCGCGAAGCTGACCCCGGAGCAGGTCGGGCTGCCCACCAGCGGCCGGCGCCGGGTCCCCGGGCTGCGCCGCGAGGAGGTCGCGGTGCTGGCCGGTGTGAGCACCGAGTGGTACACCCGGCTGGAGAAGGGCCACATCAGCGGCGTATCGGAAGAGGTGCTCGACGCGGTGGCCCAGGCCCTGCGCCTGGATCAGGACGAACGCACCTACCTGTTCGATCTGGCCCACGCCGCCCGGCCCGCCGGTCGCGCGCCTTCGCGCCGCAAGGACGTCCAGGTCCCGCCGCCGGTCCAGTGGCTGCTGGACTCGATGACGATGTCGGCGGCGTTCATACGCAACGGCCGCCAGGACCTCGTCGCCCACAACGCGCTGGCCCGGGCCCTGCTCGCGCCGGTCTTCGACAGCCCTGCCACCACACGGAACGGCCGCGCCAACCTCGCCCGCTACGTCTTCCTCGACCCGGGCTCCCAGCGGTTCTTCGTCGACTGGGACGCGGCCACCGCCGTCAGCGCCGCGCTGCTGCGCGCCGAGGCCGGACGCGAGCCCCACGACCGGGCGCTACGCGACCTCGTCGGCGAGCTGTCCACGCTCAGCACCGCGTTCCGCAGCCAGTGGGCTGCCCACGACGTGCGCATCCGCCACGCTGGCAGCAAGCGGCTGTGGCACCCGCAGGTCGGCGACCTGGAGCTGACCTACCAGTCCCTCGACCTGCCCGTGTCCAGCCGGACGGTGTACGACCTCACCATCTACACCGCCGAACCGGGCAGCACCTCAGAAGAGCGGCTGAAGCTCCTGGCCAGCCTGGCAGCCACCCAGCCGGCATACCCCACCAGCCAGCCGGGTTGA
- a CDS encoding IS256 family transposase yields the protein MRELLGDEVLDLLLAGSRDGKGGLRLTGEGSMLGQLVKAVLERGLEAELTAHLGYGKHDQSGNGSGNSRNGKIAKTVQTGVGPVRLAVPRDRAGTFEPVLVPKRAGRVSGGLDDMIISLYAHGMSVRDIQHHLRQIYEVELSHEAISNITDAALEEARAWQSRPLDPIYPVVFLDAIVVKVRDNHVVQAKSAYLAIGIDTDGDKHVLGIWLAKTPLDAAAAGESARFWASVMTDLKNRGVRDIVIACTDGLPGFEDAVHAAFPHTTLQRCVVHLIRNALRPVARRDRTAVAAELKKIYTAPTAEAAFDALADFAASPWGAKYPQAAKVFDNVWDTFIPFFAFSPAVRKLLYTTNSIESLNYQLRKVTKARGHFPGDDAVVKLLWLAIINIEDKRARQRLANRAKEGKRNDQPARLTEGQRTFGWREALNELEIAYPGRIK from the coding sequence CTGCGGGAGTTGCTCGGCGATGAGGTGCTGGACCTGCTGCTGGCCGGCTCGCGGGACGGCAAGGGCGGGCTGCGGCTGACCGGTGAGGGCTCGATGCTCGGACAGTTGGTCAAGGCGGTGCTGGAGCGCGGGCTGGAGGCCGAGCTGACCGCGCATCTGGGCTATGGCAAGCACGATCAGTCCGGCAACGGCTCGGGCAACTCCCGTAACGGGAAGATCGCCAAGACGGTGCAGACCGGGGTCGGCCCGGTCCGCCTGGCGGTGCCCCGTGACCGGGCCGGCACGTTCGAGCCGGTGCTGGTGCCCAAACGGGCCGGGCGCGTCTCCGGCGGCCTGGACGACATGATCATCAGCCTGTACGCGCACGGCATGAGCGTGCGCGACATCCAGCACCACCTGCGCCAGATCTACGAGGTCGAACTGTCGCACGAGGCCATCTCCAACATCACCGACGCCGCCCTGGAAGAGGCCCGCGCCTGGCAGAGCCGGCCGCTGGACCCGATCTACCCGGTGGTGTTCCTGGACGCGATCGTGGTCAAGGTCAGAGACAACCACGTCGTGCAGGCCAAGTCCGCCTATCTGGCGATCGGCATCGACACCGACGGCGACAAGCACGTGCTGGGCATCTGGCTGGCCAAGACCCCGCTCGATGCGGCGGCCGCCGGCGAATCGGCCCGGTTCTGGGCGAGCGTGATGACCGACCTGAAAAACCGCGGCGTGCGCGACATCGTCATCGCCTGCACCGACGGCCTGCCCGGCTTCGAAGACGCCGTGCACGCGGCATTCCCGCACACCACCCTCCAGCGCTGCGTCGTGCACCTGATCAGGAACGCCCTGCGGCCGGTGGCCCGCCGCGACCGCACCGCGGTGGCGGCCGAACTGAAGAAGATCTACACCGCGCCCACGGCCGAGGCCGCCTTCGACGCCCTGGCCGACTTCGCCGCCTCACCCTGGGGCGCGAAGTATCCGCAGGCGGCCAAGGTGTTCGACAACGTCTGGGACACCTTCATCCCGTTCTTCGCCTTCAGCCCGGCGGTGCGCAAGCTGCTCTACACCACCAACAGCATTGAAAGCCTGAACTACCAGCTGCGCAAGGTCACCAAGGCCCGCGGCCACTTCCCCGGCGACGACGCCGTGGTCAAGCTCCTGTGGCTCGCCATCATCAACATCGAGGACAAACGCGCCCGCCAACGGCTCGCCAACCGCGCCAAAGAGGGCAAGCGCAACGATCAGCCCGCCCGTCTCACCGAGGGGCAGCGCACCTTCGGCTGGCGTGAAGCGCTCAACGAGCTCGAGATCGCCTACCCGGGAAGGATCAAGTAA
- a CDS encoding GNAT family N-acetyltransferase, translating into MLTGKLVRLRAVEPTDFESIWRWSHDPEVMRWMSSGYPESFVQAQERLAAAPRNSYENCRFIIESLHDQRAVGFVRLRDAKPEVGNAELDIQLGEKDVWGRGYATEAMRLMCRYGFNEMRLHRITLDFAADNTAARRVYEKVGFVEEGRVRECFRRDGKWHDMILMGLLEGELRD; encoded by the coding sequence ATGCTGACTGGAAAGCTTGTCCGCCTACGTGCCGTCGAACCCACGGATTTCGAGAGCATATGGCGCTGGAGTCACGACCCCGAGGTGATGCGCTGGATGAGCAGCGGCTATCCCGAGTCGTTCGTGCAGGCGCAGGAGCGGCTGGCAGCGGCGCCGCGCAACAGCTACGAGAACTGCCGATTCATCATCGAGTCGCTCCACGATCAGCGTGCCGTCGGGTTCGTCCGGCTCAGGGACGCCAAGCCGGAGGTCGGGAATGCTGAGCTGGATATCCAGCTTGGCGAAAAGGATGTCTGGGGTCGTGGCTACGCCACTGAGGCGATGCGCCTGATGTGTAGGTACGGCTTCAATGAAATGCGCCTGCACCGGATCACTCTGGACTTCGCAGCAGACAACACTGCCGCGCGCCGCGTTTACGAGAAGGTGGGCTTCGTCGAGGAGGGCCGCGTCCGCGAGTGCTTCCGTCGTGATGGCAAGTGGCACGACATGATCCTTATGGGCCTCCTTGAAGGCGAACTCCGCGACTGA
- a CDS encoding recombinase has translation MGPGERPRLEEIRENLHARIAEAEREGWLGDVEQLTVSLAATDDKISQIDARERRKDSPVFIGMPPIGQLVVREAENRDKTG, from the coding sequence GTGGGGCCAGGCGAGCGGCCCCGCCTGGAAGAGATCCGTGAGAACCTCCATGCCAGGATCGCCGAAGCCGAACGGGAAGGATGGCTAGGCGACGTCGAGCAACTAACCGTCAGCCTCGCCGCCACCGATGACAAGATCAGCCAGATTGACGCCAGGGAGCGACGAAAGGACTCGCCGGTGTTCATCGGCATGCCACCGATCGGCCAGCTCGTAGTTCGGGAAGCTGAGAACCGGGACAAGACGGGCTGA
- a CDS encoding Mu transposase C-terminal domain-containing protein: protein MDSGRAQIVERGVLTAPDETWDVAVRRAEVIGRLAAGPRVGWAAADAAAAELGLSRRQVYVLLGWWRAGEGVVSDLLPRRSSGGRRLGRVPAAVETVMVEVIRSRYLNRQRRSVAAVYREVVRRCRAGGLPVPARNTLARRIEVLDPAAAAAAREGADGARRLRSAGGEPPSIEGLLQQVQIDHTPVDLEVVDEWHRLPIGRPYVTAAIDVASRCVVGLVVTLEAPSALSAGLCLAHTVCDKRLWLERLGMEAVAWPMSGKPQEIYVDNAAEFRSEALRRGCAQHGITLAYRPKGMPHFGGVIERLIGTMMQMVHELPGTTFSNAAERGSYDSQASAVLTVAELNRWLALAVAAYHGQVHATLGQTPAGRWAEGVAAGGRPATVTSETAFLVDFLPVIRRALRRTGFTVDHVQYYSDVLKPWIARRDRLEKFVLRRDPRDISRICVLDPDGHAYLAVPYRTLSRPPISVWEQRAAIARLRQDGRAQVDENALFAMVEQMRQITETAAAKTRRARREVERRSAPPAPRAASPAPPPPTSPPAEGCADDEPVRPFEVIEQW from the coding sequence ATGGACAGCGGGCGGGCGCAGATCGTCGAGCGGGGCGTGCTGACCGCCCCGGATGAGACGTGGGACGTGGCGGTACGCCGGGCCGAGGTGATCGGCCGGCTGGCCGCCGGGCCGCGGGTGGGATGGGCGGCCGCGGACGCGGCGGCGGCCGAGTTGGGCCTTTCGCGGCGTCAGGTGTACGTGCTGCTGGGGTGGTGGCGTGCGGGTGAGGGCGTCGTCTCAGATCTGCTGCCCCGGCGCTCCAGCGGTGGCCGGAGGCTCGGCCGGGTGCCGGCGGCGGTCGAGACGGTGATGGTCGAGGTGATCCGTTCGCGGTATCTGAACCGGCAGCGGCGCTCGGTGGCGGCGGTCTACCGGGAGGTCGTACGCCGGTGCCGGGCCGGCGGGCTGCCGGTCCCGGCGCGCAACACCCTGGCACGGAGGATCGAGGTGCTGGATCCGGCGGCGGCCGCCGCGGCGCGGGAGGGCGCAGACGGGGCGCGCCGTCTGCGTTCGGCGGGCGGGGAACCGCCGAGCATCGAGGGTCTGCTGCAGCAGGTGCAGATCGACCACACGCCGGTCGATCTGGAGGTGGTCGATGAGTGGCATCGGCTGCCGATCGGCCGCCCGTACGTCACCGCGGCGATCGATGTGGCCAGCCGCTGCGTGGTTGGCCTGGTGGTCACGCTGGAGGCGCCCTCGGCGCTGTCGGCCGGGCTGTGCCTGGCGCACACGGTGTGTGACAAGCGGCTGTGGCTGGAGCGGCTCGGGATGGAGGCGGTGGCCTGGCCGATGAGCGGCAAGCCGCAGGAGATCTACGTGGACAACGCCGCCGAGTTCCGCAGCGAGGCGCTGCGCCGGGGCTGCGCTCAGCATGGGATCACGCTGGCGTACCGGCCGAAGGGCATGCCGCACTTCGGCGGCGTCATCGAGCGGCTGATCGGCACGATGATGCAGATGGTGCACGAACTGCCCGGCACCACCTTCTCCAACGCGGCCGAGCGCGGCAGCTACGACAGCCAGGCCAGCGCGGTGCTGACCGTCGCCGAGCTGAACCGGTGGCTGGCCCTGGCAGTGGCCGCCTACCACGGCCAGGTGCACGCCACGCTGGGGCAGACCCCGGCCGGGCGGTGGGCGGAGGGCGTCGCGGCTGGCGGCCGCCCCGCGACGGTGACCAGCGAGACGGCGTTCCTGGTCGACTTCTTGCCGGTGATCCGGCGGGCGCTGAGGAGGACCGGCTTCACGGTCGATCACGTGCAGTACTACAGCGACGTGCTCAAGCCCTGGATCGCCCGCCGGGATCGGCTGGAGAAGTTCGTGCTGCGCCGTGACCCGCGCGACATCTCCCGGATCTGTGTGCTGGACCCTGACGGGCACGCCTACCTGGCGGTGCCGTACCGGACGCTGTCGCGCCCGCCGATCAGCGTGTGGGAACAGCGCGCCGCGATCGCCCGGCTGCGCCAGGACGGCCGCGCCCAGGTCGATGAGAACGCCCTTTTCGCCATGGTGGAGCAGATGCGGCAGATCACCGAGACCGCGGCGGCCAAGACCCGCCGGGCCCGCCGGGAGGTCGAGCGCCGCTCGGCGCCCCCCGCGCCGCGAGCAGCTTCGCCGGCGCCTCCTCCGCCGACCTCGCCGCCGGCCGAGGGTTGCGCGGACGATGAGCCCGTGCGGCCGTTCGAGGTGATCGAGCAGTGGTGA
- a CDS encoding SDR family oxidoreductase has translation MTGKTVLITGATSGIGAHTARLLLERGHRVAVTGRDESKLKSFLDETGHPDRLLGIIADAADWQATQSAVTRTVAHFGALHAAVANAGFIPADHPRTIADGDPELWAPMVLTNVLGPALLANAALPHLETTGGRLVLIGSVAGLKNSPANLYSATKWAVTGMAENLRMYATSRGVGVTLVNPGMTDTAFWQGGVPPFALSPEPVAEAICFALGQPAGVDLNTLTIRPIGQPA, from the coding sequence ATGACCGGCAAGACCGTACTGATCACCGGCGCGACCAGTGGCATCGGCGCCCACACCGCACGGTTGCTCCTCGAGCGCGGCCACCGCGTGGCCGTCACCGGCCGCGACGAGAGCAAACTCAAGTCCTTCCTCGACGAGACCGGCCACCCCGACCGGCTGCTCGGCATCATCGCCGACGCCGCCGACTGGCAGGCCACCCAATCCGCCGTGACCCGCACCGTGGCACACTTCGGCGCCCTGCATGCCGCGGTGGCCAACGCCGGCTTCATCCCCGCCGACCACCCGCGCACCATCGCCGACGGCGACCCGGAACTGTGGGCGCCCATGGTCCTCACCAACGTCCTCGGCCCCGCCCTGCTGGCCAACGCCGCCCTGCCCCACCTCGAGACCACGGGCGGGCGGCTGGTGCTCATCGGCAGCGTCGCCGGCCTGAAGAACAGCCCCGCCAACCTCTACTCCGCCACCAAGTGGGCCGTCACCGGCATGGCGGAGAACCTGCGGATGTACGCCACCAGCCGCGGCGTCGGCGTCACCCTCGTCAACCCCGGCATGACCGACACCGCCTTCTGGCAAGGCGGCGTCCCGCCCTTCGCCCTGTCCCCCGAGCCCGTCGCCGAGGCCATCTGCTTCGCCCTCGGCCAGCCGGCCGGCGTCGACCTCAACACCCTGACCATCCGGCCGATCGGCCAGCCCGCCTGA
- a CDS encoding beta/gamma crystallin domain-containing protein produces MNQTLKRTLQVVRKTLTAGAAVALSAATLTLITAAPAHAAVGRVPCDGQIHAWVKTKDGHNLCFRGTGVLDVAIYNIGLVSSRDRWVTVYYIRNAGGPVEGQLIPPITRPDLGFHVWPEMVTHIHMITRIAI; encoded by the coding sequence ATGAACCAGACACTCAAGCGGACGTTGCAGGTCGTCCGCAAGACCCTCACCGCAGGCGCAGCAGTAGCGCTGTCGGCGGCCACGCTGACCTTAATCACCGCCGCGCCTGCGCACGCCGCCGTCGGGAGAGTGCCTTGTGACGGTCAAATCCACGCCTGGGTCAAAACAAAAGACGGACATAATCTCTGCTTTAGAGGTACCGGCGTACTTGACGTGGCCATCTACAACATAGGGCTTGTGTCCTCAAGAGATCGATGGGTCACGGTTTACTACATCAGAAATGCCGGTGGCCCAGTGGAGGGCCAACTCATCCCTCCCATCACCAGGCCAGACCTGGGGTTTCACGTTTGGCCCGAAATGGTGACCCACATCCATATGATCACTCGAATTGCAATATAG
- a CDS encoding M55 family metallopeptidase has protein sequence MLEAEPAAEVLVADAHGPYRNILPEDLDRRARLIRGKPRELGILAGLQAGAHAAMFVGYHARAGVGGAVLAHTMAEAVLDVRINGASHGEIGINTLLAGSYGVPVVLASGDDAAIVIWGCSHLLAGQGDVILSGT, from the coding sequence GTGCTGGAGGCCGAACCGGCGGCCGAGGTGCTGGTGGCCGACGCCCACGGCCCCTACCGCAACATCCTGCCCGAGGACCTGGACCGGCGGGCCCGGCTGATCCGCGGCAAACCCCGAGAACTCGGCATCCTCGCGGGCCTGCAGGCCGGCGCCCACGCGGCGATGTTCGTGGGCTACCACGCCCGCGCCGGCGTCGGCGGCGCGGTGCTCGCCCACACCATGGCCGAGGCCGTCCTGGACGTGCGCATCAACGGCGCTTCACACGGCGAGATCGGCATCAACACCCTGCTGGCCGGCTCCTACGGTGTGCCCGTCGTGCTGGCCAGCGGCGACGACGCGGCCATCGTTATCTGGGGTTGTTCGCATCTTCTCGCAGGTCAGGGAGATGTGATCTTGTCAGGCACGTAA